The genome window GGTCAGGCCGCGCGCGGCAGATTCCGCTCGCCCCTGGGCCTGCTTGTCCATGTCAACGCGTTACAGGCGTGGCGTCGTTTGAAAGCAGTCCGCGAACAATCGCGGCTGCTTTCCGCTCTAATCGGCCTGTTCATCGTGGGTTATGCCGCGCTGGCGTTCTGGTTGTTCTGCAAGGGATTGAAATTTGTGTCGAGTTTTCCCGGGCTGGGCACACTTCTGATCGAACGATTGATGTTTCTCCTGTTCGCGTTCTTGTTCGTGCTCCTGTTGTTCAGCAACCTGGTCATCAGCTACACGAACCTCTTCCGCAACCGCGAAACGCAGTTCCTTCTGACGCTGCCCGTGCCGCCACAGGTCATCTTCCGCTGGAAATTCATCGAATCAGCATTGCTGGCATCGTGGGCGTTTCTTTTTTTGATCTCACCGTTGCTGGCCGCCTACGGACTGACCAACCATGTGCCGTGGCATTTCTATCTGGCGACGATCGTGTTGATTGCGCTCTTCATCGTCCTGCCGGCGGTCGCGGGCGCGTGGCTTGCCGTGAACGTGGCGCGTTTCCTGGACCGGCGCGCTTTTCAGGTGGCCGCCCTGACGCTGGCCGCGCTCATGCTCATCGGCGCGGCGTTTTGGTTGAAGGCCGAGCCGATCACCGACGACATGCTCGAAACCCGGGTCCTGGCCGTCCTCGACCGTCTGCTGATGAAAACGCGATTTGCGCAATTCGCGCTCCTGCCGAGCTACTGGCTTTCGTCCGGCGTGCTGCGTTGGTCGGAGGGCGCATTGAGCGGCGCCGGCTTCTTCACACTCGTCCTGTTGAGCAATTCACTTTTCTTCGGCTGCCTCGCCTTTACGCGCATGGGCGGCCTGTTTTACGACGCCGCCTCGACGGCGCAGAGCCGGGGCAGTGTGTTCTGGCAATGGACCTGGTTCCGCGCCTTGCAGGAGCGCAAGCGAAACTTCGATTACGCGCCCGGCGCGGTGGAGCGCCTCGTCGGAGTCCTGCGCTGGGTGCCGGCGGACACGCGCGCGCTGCTGGCGAAGGACATTCGCGTTTTCTGGCGCGACACGACCCAGTGGGGCCAGACGCTGGTGCTGTTCGGCCTTCTCGGCGCGTACATCATCAACCTCCGCCACTTCTCGCAGCAACTCACCAACCCGTTCTGGGTGCATCTCGTCTCCTACCTGAACCTTGGCGCCTGCTCGCTCAATCTCGCCACACTCACCACCCGCTTCGTCTATCCGCAATTCTCACTCGAAGGCAAGCGGCTTTGGATCGTCGGCCTTGCGCCACTTGGGCTCTCACGCGTGGTCCGCGCGAAATACTGGCTCGGCAGCATCGCCTCGCTTTGCGTCACGGTCGGCTTGATCTGGATGTCCTGCCGGATGCTTAAACTGTCCGCCGGAAGGACCCTTTATTTCGTCCTCGCCGTTACGATCATGACGTTCACCCTGAACGGACTGGCCGTCGGACTGGGCGCGTTGTATCCGAATTTCAAGGAGGACAATCCGGGGAAAATCGTCAGCGGCTTTGGCGGCACGTTTTGCCTGGTGCTGAGTTTTCTTTACATCGTCGCCTCGGTGACGCTGCTGGCGATCGGCTCGCCATGGCCGGGCGCGCGGTTCGGCGAATCATCCGCTGGCTGGTTGTTCGGCAGTTGGATCGGATTTGCCCTGCTCTCAATGTTCCTCGGCTGGCTGCCGCTGAGAACGGGACTGCGCAAAGTGTCCGGGTTTGAACTTTGACCGCGCCCGCCGCATTGTTGGTCGCTGCTTTCGCGGGTCACGTCGCTGGCAACCGGCTGAAAATGACGCGGCGGGTGACCTTCCCACCGGGGATTCAGCGATCCGGCGCCGTGTTCATGGTCCGCACGAGTCTCGTGTGCACAACCTCTCCTTTACACGTTCCGCACCGGCTACTAAAGTCGCAGCGTGGCTTCGGACTTTGATGAGACAGACTTTGTGGACGACGATTTTCACGCCGCCCGCAAGTCCCCCTTCGCCGGCTCGCCGTCCGGCGGAACCGGTCGTCCGCCCACGCGGGAGGAACTCGATTCGCGCGTCAGCGAGACCCAGCAGCGGCTGATGGAACTCAAGCGGGCGCAGGAGGAGTTGGAGCGTGAACGCGCGGGACTGGAGGAAGCCCGGCGCCGGCGGACCGAATTTCAGACCGGTCGCGAAGAAATGCTGCAGAATCTGACCCGGGGCGTCGGTTTTCTGGAGGAATCCGAGTTCAACGCGCGCCGCGACGCCGAACAAATGGCCCGGACACTCGGCGAACTTCGCGACGCTCTCACCAAGGTCCAGTCCATCCACGACGAAACCTGGACGCAGGAGAATTACAACGTCGAGTTGACCCGCGCCCTGACCGTCATTGACAACGCGCGCATGGAATGGAACGCCGCCCGGTTGAAATGGTCGTTGCTGAACGGCCCGCCCGCCGTCGAGAATGCCGGACCTTCCGACGAGCACCCCCCTGCCACGTCGCTCGAATCGCTCGGCTTTCTGCAGCTCTGCAGACTTGGACTCGCGCTGACCTGGCCGCTGGCGCTTGTGGCGCTCGCCGTTCTCGGCGTCCTGATCTTCCTTTTGGCGGGCCGCAAATGAGCATCGGTATGGCGATATTCAAGAAGAAGGCCGATCCCCTGTCCGAGCGCTCCCGCGCGCTGGCCGCGGAAATTGCCGCGTTGGAAGAGCAGATCAAGCAGCTCGACACCCGGCTGCAACAGTCCCCCGCGCAGCCGCGCCTCCGGTCCACGGCCCGGCCGCACAATCCGGGCGAGACTCCCGCGCCGGTCCGTGATCCGGTGTTCGAGCAGGTGAACCATGAACGTGTGAAATCGCAGGCGCGGCCGGGCGCAAACGAGCCTCTCAAAGAGCTGGGTGTCCGCAAATTTGATCTGGCTGGCGCATGGAAACGCCTGCAAAACCATTTCCACGGCCCGCCGGCGAACAATCCCAAACTGGTGAATTATCTGGCCGCCGGCAGCATTCAGGGCCTGCGCCCGATGCGCTACGAAAAGCGCGTGGCCCGCAACCGCGTCCTCCTGCTCGCCGGCATTCTGTTCGCCCTGCTGTGGGGTATTTGGGCGTTTCTCTTCAAACATCGCTGATGCCTCCGGCAAAGCCGCCAGCCCGCTGCCGCCGCTCAATCTTTCGGCCGGGACGGACTTTCAATGCTGCGTCTGAAGAGCGCAGATGTTGTACTGACAAAAGGTTGTTCGTCGGCTCCGTCCGTCTCTTCAGCTTGTTATCCCTGGGTCGTTGTCCTGAACTTCCGCCGGCACCGTCACCGTGAAAATGGTGCCTTTGCCAACCTCACTGACGAAACGAACTGCACCACCCATGTGTTGACACAAAGTCCGGATCATGTGCAGGCCGATTCCAGCCCGATTCGGGTAAATCTTCTGAATCTTGAACGGCTCGAAAATCCAGGTCGCCCATTCCGCGGGAATGCCACATCCTGTATCGCTGACTGAAATGACGATCATATCTGCCCCGTTTTGAGGAGACCGCTCCCGGCGGATTTTGAGCCAAACTCCTCCTTCCAGCGTAAACTTCCTGGCGTTGCTAAGCAGCTGCCAAAGGATCGTTTCCAGGTAATCCTTCAGCACATACACGGTGCCGAGATCGGCGGGGCAATCGATTTCCAGGGTGAAAGGACGATGCGCAAACTCCCCTTTTCCCACAGTTTCGGCGTAGCGGGCCAGATCCGACAGTTCGAACCGTTCTGGAGTTGTTTTCACGTGAGGCATGGCCAATCCGAATTATCTCAAGATCACCACCCGTTCAACACATCGATCATCTCCCGCAACCGGCTGTAATCCCGCCGGTTGAAATCGAACGCGATGCGCGGCCGGTCCGCCACGTCGTTGTCTTCGCGCTCTTCAGGGGTTGCTTGGATGGCGCGTATCTTCCCGCTCGCGAGAATGCCGGCAAAATCCTCGTTCAGGCTCTCGATGGCGGATTGCGACGGAGTATGGTTCAGCCGGATGACGAGGAGGTCCCGGACGAAGCGCATTGAGTGATAGTTGCGGTAGAAGCGCGTGATCCATTTCACCGCCTGGTCGGTGTCGTCAGTGATCTGGTAAAGGTGCAGATCATCTTCGGCAATCAACTGGTTTCGCAGCAGATGTTCGCGCGCGTTTTTGTCCCACGTCTTCCAATAGGTGCCGCCGGGCCGGTCAATCAATACCAGCGGCATCAGCCGGCTCTTGCCGGTCTGCATCAGCGTCAGCGCTTCATAG of Candidatus Angelobacter sp. contains these proteins:
- a CDS encoding ATP-binding protein, producing the protein MPHVKTTPERFELSDLARYAETVGKGEFAHRPFTLEIDCPADLGTVYVLKDYLETILWQLLSNARKFTLEGGVWLKIRRERSPQNGADMIVISVSDTGCGIPAEWATWIFEPFKIQKIYPNRAGIGLHMIRTLCQHMGGAVRFVSEVGKGTIFTVTVPAEVQDNDPGITS